One part of the Sphingobacteriales bacterium genome encodes these proteins:
- the rpmF gene encoding 50S ribosomal protein L32 yields the protein MPHPKRKHSKTRRDKRRTHDHAQMPTLSTCPTTGETHLRHRAYWSEDKLYYKGKVVLEKSTK from the coding sequence ATGCCACATCCGAAGCGAAAACATTCAAAAACAAGAAGAGATAAAAGAAGGACACATGACCATGCCCAGATGCCAACATTATCCACCTGTCCGACCACAGGAGAAACCCATCTCCGCCACAGAGCATACTGGTCAGAAGACAAGTTGTACTACAAGGGAAAGGTTGTTCTCGAAAAATCAACCAAATAA
- the plsX gene encoding phosphate acyltransferase PlsX, which translates to MRIGLDLMGGDHAPLTNLQGAYQFIQESDKDYQLVLIGDLPAIKQQFPGLHQSLSESEKVEFVHASEVIGMSESPTKSFSRKPDSTITKGFKFLEKGEIDAFASAGNTGAMMVGAFYAAKPLEGVIRPAISTIIPKKNNKTGILLDVGVNPDCKDDVLYQFGILGSAYLQTIYHIENPKVGLLNIGSEKEKGNLVTQSAYRLMEENNSVNFIGNVEGYDIFTDKADVIVCDGFTGNILLKTIEGFYRLLKYRQIKDEYFETFNYENYGGTPVLGISKIVMVAHGMSSPFAIKNMLAQTISIYQNKLIEKIAESFKKILKF; encoded by the coding sequence ATGCGCATCGGCCTTGATCTGATGGGGGGCGACCATGCACCTTTGACTAATCTTCAAGGTGCTTATCAGTTTATTCAGGAATCTGATAAGGATTATCAACTGGTTTTAATCGGTGATCTTCCGGCAATTAAGCAACAATTTCCTGGCCTCCACCAATCTCTTTCAGAATCAGAAAAGGTTGAATTTGTTCATGCTTCCGAAGTTATTGGCATGAGTGAATCACCCACAAAATCATTTTCAAGAAAACCTGATTCAACCATCACCAAAGGTTTTAAATTTCTTGAAAAGGGAGAGATTGATGCTTTTGCCAGTGCCGGCAACACCGGTGCCATGATGGTGGGTGCTTTTTATGCTGCAAAACCTCTTGAAGGGGTAATTCGTCCTGCCATTTCAACCATCATCCCGAAAAAAAACAATAAAACAGGTATTTTGCTTGATGTTGGCGTCAATCCTGATTGCAAAGATGATGTGTTGTATCAGTTTGGCATTCTTGGCTCAGCTTATCTTCAAACCATTTATCATATCGAAAATCCCAAAGTCGGGCTGCTTAACATCGGTTCAGAAAAAGAAAAAGGTAACCTCGTCACCCAGTCAGCTTACCGCCTGATGGAAGAAAACAATTCAGTCAATTTCATAGGCAATGTTGAAGGATACGATATTTTTACTGACAAAGCCGATGTGATTGTTTGTGACGGATTTACAGGTAATATTCTTTTAAAAACCATTGAAGGCTTTTACCGTCTTCTGAAATACCGGCAGATAAAAGACGAGTATTTTGAAACCTTCAATTATGAAAATTACGGAGGCACTCCGGTATTGGGAATCAGCAAGATTGTCATGGTTGCACATGGCATGTCTTCTCCTTTTGCTATTAAAAATATGTTGGCTCAGACAATTTCAATTTATCAAAACAAGCTCATTGAAAAAATAGCAGAAAGTTTTAAAAAAATTCTTAAATTTTAG
- a CDS encoding ketoacyl-ACP synthase III translates to MAKIRAAITGINGWVPPDVLTNADLEKMVDTTDEWIVTRTGIRERHILKGEGQGTSVLGANAVKGLLEKTRTKPEEVELLICSTVSPDMLYPATANIISEKTGIKNAFSFDMNAACCGFLFALVTASKYIESGALKKIIVVGADKMSYLVDYTNRETCILFGDGAGAVLLEPAEDGLGIIDSICHTDGSGMPYLHQKAGGSALPASHETIDQRLHYVHQEGQTVFKFAVKGMADVSYDIMQKNNLKAEDIAYLVPHQANLRIIDATARRMGIDQSKVMINIDHFGNTTNGTIPLCLWEWENKLHKGDNLILAAFGGGFTWGSVYLKWAYNADER, encoded by the coding sequence ATGGCTAAGATAAGAGCAGCTATTACCGGAATAAACGGATGGGTACCTCCTGATGTACTTACCAATGCTGATCTTGAAAAAATGGTTGACACCACTGATGAATGGATCGTCACTCGGACAGGCATACGAGAAAGACATATTCTTAAAGGCGAAGGACAAGGCACATCAGTTTTGGGCGCAAATGCAGTTAAAGGACTGCTCGAAAAAACAAGGACAAAACCCGAAGAAGTTGAATTGCTGATATGTTCGACCGTTTCACCCGATATGCTTTATCCGGCCACAGCCAATATTATCAGTGAAAAAACCGGAATTAAAAACGCCTTCAGCTTTGATATGAACGCTGCCTGTTGCGGATTTTTGTTTGCTCTTGTTACTGCTTCCAAATACATTGAATCCGGGGCATTAAAAAAAATAATCGTGGTGGGTGCCGATAAAATGAGCTATCTGGTCGATTATACTAACCGCGAAACCTGTATTCTTTTCGGAGACGGAGCTGGTGCTGTTTTGCTGGAACCAGCTGAAGATGGTCTCGGAATCATCGACAGTATTTGCCACACCGATGGCTCTGGCATGCCATATCTCCATCAAAAAGCCGGAGGATCGGCTCTTCCTGCTTCTCACGAAACCATTGATCAGAGACTCCATTACGTTCATCAGGAAGGGCAAACGGTTTTCAAATTTGCCGTAAAAGGCATGGCAGATGTCTCTTACGACATCATGCAGAAAAACAACCTGAAAGCCGAAGATATTGCTTATCTGGTACCCCATCAGGCCAATCTGAGAATCATAGATGCTACTGCACGAAGAATGGGCATCGATCAGTCGAAAGTAATGATCAATATTGACCATTTCGGAAATACCACGAATGGTACCATTCCCCTTTGTCTCTGGGAGTGGGAAAACAAATTGCATAAAGGAGACAACCTGATACTTGCTGCCTTCGGAGGTGGCTTTACCTGGGGCTCTGTTTATTTAAAATGGGCTTATAACGCTGATGAAAGATAA
- the efp gene encoding elongation factor P, with translation MATTADFKIGLCIEFNNELYQIVDFQHVKPGKGPAFVRTKLKGIPSGKVIDNTFTSGVKITTAKVVYHPFQFLYQDESGYVFMNTETFEQVTLPEEMVENHDLIKEGQELGIYYHEETETPLYCELPAFIELAVTYTEPGVKGDTATNTLKPATLETGAEIMVPLFVNTDDVIRIDTRTRTYVERVKK, from the coding sequence ATGGCAACTACTGCAGATTTTAAAATCGGATTATGTATTGAATTTAATAATGAACTTTATCAAATTGTTGATTTTCAACATGTTAAACCAGGGAAAGGGCCTGCTTTTGTCCGTACCAAACTGAAGGGAATTCCATCAGGGAAAGTGATAGACAATACTTTTACTTCAGGCGTTAAAATTACGACTGCCAAAGTGGTTTATCATCCTTTCCAGTTTTTATATCAGGATGAATCCGGATATGTATTCATGAATACAGAGACTTTTGAACAGGTTACACTTCCTGAAGAAATGGTTGAAAATCATGATTTAATCAAGGAAGGACAGGAATTAGGCATCTATTACCACGAAGAAACCGAAACACCTCTTTATTGCGAACTCCCTGCTTTTATCGAACTGGCAGTAACCTATACCGAACCGGGTGTCAAAGGAGATACAGCTACCAATACGCTTAAACCCGCCACCCTCGAAACGGGCGCTGAAATAATGGTTCCTCTTTTTGTCAACACTGATGATGTCATCAGGATTGATACCCGTACACGTACCTATGTTGAAAGGGTAAAAAAATGA
- the rplM gene encoding 50S ribosomal protein L13, with product MDTLSYRTVFVNKATVSRKWYLVDAEGEVLGRLSSKVAKILMGKNKPDYTPHFNSGDKVVIVNAEKVRLTGKKMTDKLYVRHTGYPGGQKFRTPLDILHRKPEDLILHAVKGMLPKNRLQKQYLKNLHVYTGPQHPHIAQNPVKLEI from the coding sequence GTGGACACTTTAAGTTATAGAACGGTATTTGTAAACAAGGCCACTGTCAGCCGTAAATGGTATCTGGTCGATGCCGAAGGTGAGGTTTTGGGACGCCTGAGTTCAAAAGTTGCCAAAATCCTCATGGGAAAAAATAAACCAGATTATACTCCCCACTTTAATTCCGGAGATAAAGTAGTGATTGTCAATGCAGAAAAAGTAAGGCTCACCGGAAAGAAAATGACAGATAAACTGTATGTCAGGCATACGGGTTATCCGGGAGGGCAAAAATTCAGAACACCATTAGATATCTTACATCGCAAACCAGAAGATTTAATCCTGCATGCTGTAAAAGGAATGCTCCCCAAAAACAGACTTCAGAAACAATACCTGAAAAATCTGCACGTTTACACTGGTCCACAACATCCTCATATCGCACAAAACCCGGTTAAATTAGAAATATAA
- the rpsI gene encoding 30S ribosomal protein S9 — MEYIHAVGRRKTSVSRVFLKKGEGNIKVNDSDYKEYFKTIFLQSSIEEPFKLSGTAGQYDVMVNVYGGGTTGQAEATRLAISRALIQINEEFKDVLKSHGLLKRDPRMVERKKPGFPKARKRFQFRKR, encoded by the coding sequence ATGGAATATATTCATGCAGTAGGAAGAAGAAAAACATCCGTATCAAGAGTTTTTCTGAAAAAAGGCGAAGGAAACATTAAAGTCAACGACTCCGATTACAAAGAATATTTTAAGACCATCTTCCTTCAGTCATCAATTGAAGAACCCTTCAAGCTCAGCGGGACTGCCGGACAGTATGATGTGATGGTCAATGTTTACGGAGGAGGTACTACAGGCCAGGCCGAAGCTACCCGCTTAGCCATTTCGAGGGCTCTCATACAGATTAACGAAGAATTTAAAGATGTTTTAAAAAGCCACGGTTTATTAAAACGTGATCCGAGAATGGTTGAGCGTAAAAAACCTGGTTTCCCTAAAGCAAGAAAAAGATTTCAGTTCAGAAAGAGATAA
- the rpsB gene encoding 30S ribosomal protein S2 translates to MEINYDLNQFLEAGVHIGHNSSKWNPKMAPYIFMEHNGVHLIDIKKTISKLQVACNAAKNISRSGRKILFVATKKQAKEIIEQAAKRVNMPYVTERWLGGMLTNFSTVRKSIKKLNSIETMFKDGTVLNMNKKERNMLMREKEKLEKVLSGIIEQKRLPSALFIIDIKKEHIALAEATKLNLATFALVDTNSDPTKVDFPIPGNDDATKSIALITELFTQAIEEGLNERKSVKEEIEKEVKEKNTDESAPRPHRRRRNQK, encoded by the coding sequence ATGGAAATAAATTATGATTTAAACCAGTTTCTTGAAGCAGGTGTTCACATCGGGCACAACAGCAGTAAATGGAATCCCAAAATGGCTCCCTATATCTTTATGGAGCACAATGGCGTTCATTTAATTGACATCAAAAAAACAATATCAAAACTTCAGGTAGCCTGTAATGCTGCAAAAAACATTTCACGTTCCGGCAGAAAAATTTTGTTTGTAGCCACTAAAAAACAGGCAAAAGAAATCATCGAACAGGCTGCAAAAAGAGTCAATATGCCTTACGTTACCGAAAGGTGGCTGGGAGGAATGCTCACTAACTTCAGCACGGTCAGAAAATCGATCAAAAAACTGAATTCGATTGAAACCATGTTTAAAGATGGCACTGTGCTGAACATGAACAAGAAAGAGCGTAACATGCTGATGCGTGAAAAAGAAAAACTCGAAAAAGTATTATCCGGAATTATCGAACAAAAACGTCTTCCTTCAGCATTGTTTATTATCGACATTAAAAAAGAACACATAGCCTTAGCTGAAGCAACCAAACTGAACCTCGCCACCTTTGCGCTTGTGGATACCAATTCCGACCCGACAAAAGTAGATTTCCCCATTCCCGGCAATGACGATGCTACCAAATCAATAGCCCTCATTACTGAATTATTTACCCAAGCCATAGAAGAAGGACTGAACGAAAGAAAATCAGTAAAAGAAGAAATCGAAAAAGAGGTAAAAGAAAAAAATACGGATGAATCTGCACCCCGTCCTCACAGACGCAGAAGAAACCAAAAATAG
- a CDS encoding elongation factor Ts, with product MTINSADVVKLRKATGAGMMDCKEALMATNGNFEEAIDYLRKKGQKVSAKRADRDATEGVICAKISPDATFGLLVEVCCETDFVAKNADFIAFVDKIAETALQYRPNNIEELKSLPVGNSKVSDLLNDQLAKIGEKIDITNYKTLSSDLVVSYIHSGNKIGVLTGLSKSGKDEYITCGKDVSMQIAAMNPYAIDPSGISQEVIDREMAIAVEQTRQEGKPENMIEKIAQGKLNKFFKENTLLSQPFVKDNSKTVGDYIAQVDKDLKITDFVRIAINS from the coding sequence ATGACAATTAATAGTGCAGACGTGGTAAAGCTCCGCAAAGCCACAGGAGCCGGAATGATGGATTGTAAAGAAGCCCTCATGGCTACAAACGGCAATTTTGAAGAAGCCATTGATTATTTACGTAAAAAAGGACAAAAAGTTTCGGCTAAAAGAGCTGACCGTGATGCCACTGAAGGCGTTATTTGTGCAAAAATTTCTCCGGATGCTACATTTGGCCTCCTGGTAGAAGTGTGCTGCGAAACTGATTTTGTTGCTAAAAATGCTGATTTTATCGCTTTTGTCGATAAAATTGCTGAAACAGCACTTCAATACAGACCCAACAACATCGAAGAACTCAAATCACTTCCGGTCGGAAATTCTAAAGTTTCTGACCTCCTCAACGACCAACTGGCTAAAATCGGTGAAAAAATCGACATTACCAACTATAAAACTCTTTCCTCTGATCTGGTTGTCAGTTACATTCATAGCGGGAACAAAATTGGCGTCCTCACCGGCCTCAGCAAATCAGGGAAAGATGAATACATCACCTGCGGGAAAGATGTTTCCATGCAGATAGCAGCCATGAACCCCTATGCCATCGATCCTTCGGGAATCAGTCAGGAAGTCATCGACCGCGAAATGGCTATTGCTGTCGAACAAACACGACAGGAAGGCAAACCAGAAAATATGATTGAAAAAATTGCACAGGGCAAGCTTAATAAATTTTTCAAAGAAAACACCCTGCTCAGCCAGCCTTTTGTTAAAGACAACAGCAAAACCGTTGGCGATTATATCGCACAGGTTGATAAAGACTTAAAAATTACTGATTTTGTACGTATTGCTATAAATTCCTGA
- a CDS encoding UMP kinase, with protein sequence MKYKRVLVKLSGEVLAGNLDFGIDQNMLLHYADEIEKVVQKGVQLALVIGGGNIFRGTELIENEIISKSKADQMGMLATCINAIALSEAFSGKGIRNKHLSAFHIGKMTEEFNNDHAIEYLESGYVLILSGGTGNPFFTTDSAAALRAAELKVDILLKGTKVDGVYSDDPAKNKYATRYTSLSFNETIQKNLKIMDTAAFAICKENKIPVIVYNTNEKGNLLKIIQGEENIGTIIS encoded by the coding sequence ATGAAATACAAAAGAGTATTGGTCAAACTCAGTGGAGAAGTTTTGGCTGGAAATCTGGATTTTGGTATCGATCAAAACATGCTGCTTCACTATGCAGATGAAATAGAAAAAGTAGTTCAGAAAGGTGTTCAGCTCGCCCTTGTGATCGGAGGAGGAAACATTTTTCGTGGGACAGAACTAATTGAGAATGAGATAATCAGTAAATCAAAGGCCGATCAGATGGGTATGCTCGCCACTTGTATTAATGCTATTGCCCTGTCGGAAGCTTTTTCAGGAAAAGGAATACGGAACAAGCATCTTTCTGCTTTCCATATCGGAAAAATGACCGAGGAATTCAATAATGATCATGCTATTGAATATCTTGAATCAGGATACGTATTGATTTTATCAGGAGGAACAGGAAATCCATTTTTCACGACCGATTCAGCAGCAGCTCTGCGTGCAGCTGAGCTTAAAGTGGATATTTTACTGAAAGGGACCAAGGTGGATGGTGTTTATTCGGATGATCCGGCCAAAAACAAATATGCTACCCGCTATACTTCCCTCAGTTTTAACGAAACCATTCAGAAAAACCTGAAAATAATGGATACTGCTGCCTTTGCCATTTGCAAGGAAAACAAAATACCTGTCATTGTCTATAATACCAATGAAAAAGGGAACCTCCTGAAAATAATACAGGGAGAAGAAAACATTGGAACTATTATTTCTTAG
- a CDS encoding methionine adenosyltransferase has translation MPYFFTSESVSEGHPDKVADQISDALLDEFLRFDPESKVACETFVTTGLVVVGGEVRTRGYVEIQDVVRKTIHEIGYTKAEYMFDSASCGVVSAIHAQSDDIYMGVDRGNIENQGAGDQGMMFGYACREMDNYMPVAVELAHMLVQELAAIRKEGRKMKYLRPDSKSQVTIEYSDNHKPLRVHTIVVSTQHDEFDTTEKMHQRITQDVRNILIPRVKKLCPPRVKRLFKEDFILHVNPTGKFIIGGPHGDTGLTGRKIIVDTYGGKGAHGGGAFSGKDSSKVDRSAAYACRHIAKNMVAAGIADEILIQVAYAIGIAQPVGLFVNTYGTCKIKNSQGKKLSDSELAERVAKIFDLRPGAIVKRFGLKLPIFQPTASYGHFGRDVYEKEVEVYYDPKDPKPNCNGRKYQIKAKFFPWEELDYVDKLKKEFNL, from the coding sequence ATGCCATATTTTTTTACTTCAGAATCCGTTTCGGAAGGACACCCCGATAAGGTGGCCGACCAGATATCAGATGCCTTACTTGATGAATTTCTTCGATTTGATCCTGAATCAAAAGTAGCCTGTGAAACATTTGTTACTACCGGTCTGGTAGTGGTAGGCGGAGAAGTCAGAACTCGCGGATATGTTGAAATTCAGGATGTTGTAAGAAAGACCATCCATGAAATCGGTTATACCAAAGCTGAATATATGTTCGATTCCGCATCCTGTGGAGTCGTCAGTGCCATTCATGCCCAAAGCGATGACATCTACATGGGTGTTGATCGTGGAAACATTGAGAATCAAGGTGCTGGCGACCAGGGAATGATGTTTGGCTATGCTTGTCGCGAAATGGATAACTACATGCCCGTTGCCGTTGAGCTTGCCCACATGCTTGTTCAGGAACTGGCAGCCATCAGAAAAGAGGGGCGTAAAATGAAATACCTCAGACCCGATTCAAAATCTCAGGTAACTATCGAATACAGCGATAATCATAAGCCCTTGCGTGTACATACCATTGTGGTTTCTACCCAGCATGATGAATTTGATACCACAGAAAAAATGCATCAGCGTATAACCCAGGATGTCAGAAATATTTTGATCCCAAGAGTTAAAAAACTTTGCCCTCCGCGTGTCAAAAGACTTTTTAAGGAAGACTTCATTTTACATGTCAACCCCACCGGAAAGTTTATTATCGGTGGTCCTCACGGGGATACCGGACTTACCGGAAGAAAAATCATTGTTGATACCTACGGTGGAAAAGGAGCTCATGGTGGAGGTGCTTTTTCGGGAAAAGATTCCTCAAAAGTTGACCGGTCTGCTGCCTATGCCTGCCGCCATATTGCCAAAAACATGGTCGCTGCAGGTATTGCTGATGAAATTCTCATTCAGGTGGCCTATGCTATCGGTATCGCTCAACCCGTTGGTCTTTTTGTCAACACCTATGGTACCTGTAAAATTAAAAACAGTCAGGGGAAAAAACTCAGCGACAGCGAACTGGCCGAAAGAGTGGCAAAAATTTTTGACCTTCGCCCGGGCGCTATCGTCAAAAGATTTGGACTAAAACTGCCCATTTTTCAGCCTACAGCCAGTTATGGACATTTCGGCAGAGATGTTTACGAAAAAGAAGTGGAAGTATATTACGACCCGAAAGACCCCAAACCTAATTGCAATGGTAGAAAATATCAGATTAAAGCTAAGTTTTTCCCATGGGAAGAACTTGATTACGTTGATAAGCTGAAAAAAGAATTTAACCTGTAA
- the gcvH gene encoding glycine cleavage system protein GcvH, giving the protein MIIPEDLKFTKDHEWIRVEGTEAYVGITDFAQKELGDIVYIEIETVGDKLSKGDAFGTIEAVKTVSDMYMPASGHILEKNPEIDDSPELVNKDPYGKGWMIKITLSDPAELNDLLSPEEYAKLIEE; this is encoded by the coding sequence ATGATAATCCCTGAAGATTTAAAATTTACCAAAGACCACGAATGGATTCGTGTGGAAGGAACTGAAGCTTATGTAGGAATTACAGATTTTGCTCAGAAAGAGTTAGGAGATATCGTTTATATCGAAATTGAAACTGTTGGCGATAAACTCTCCAAAGGAGATGCATTCGGAACCATCGAAGCCGTAAAAACCGTTTCAGATATGTATATGCCCGCATCAGGCCATATTCTTGAAAAAAATCCTGAAATTGACGATTCTCCTGAGCTGGTTAATAAAGACCCTTATGGTAAAGGATGGATGATTAAAATAACCTTGTCGGATCCGGCAGAGCTGAACGATTTGCTTAGCCCCGAAGAATATGCAAAACTGATTGAAGAATAA
- the vanZ gene encoding VanZ family protein translates to MKNKHKFIRFLITGFPFFWALLIAFLSLMPESVAEKWWFDFFIPADKIAHFIIYFVFTFSIILAINFENLRFSLPLQITAVAVISILYGILMEILQKTAAIGRSANLSDVLADSTGVFAGILLFFVLRKNLLIIKNL, encoded by the coding sequence TTGAAGAATAAACATAAGTTTATCAGATTTTTAATAACTGGCTTCCCTTTTTTTTGGGCCCTTTTAATTGCTTTTTTATCGCTCATGCCTGAAAGTGTTGCTGAAAAGTGGTGGTTCGATTTTTTTATTCCTGCTGACAAAATTGCCCATTTCATCATTTATTTTGTCTTTACTTTCTCAATAATTTTAGCCATTAATTTTGAAAATCTCCGTTTTAGTTTACCTTTGCAGATAACTGCAGTTGCGGTTATTTCAATTTTATACGGAATTCTAATGGAAATACTTCAAAAGACAGCAGCAATAGGCAGAAGTGCTAATTTAAGCGATGTTTTAGCCGATTCAACAGGAGTATTTGCAGGAATTTTGCTCTTTTTTGTTTTAAGAAAAAATCTTTTAATC